CGCGGGGGATCGGTTTTCAGGTTGTGGCCCACTTTGCGCCTAAGGCCGCCCCCGGCCTTGTGAAAGATATCAAGCGCTGGCTCGAGCGTTCGGCCGATAACTGGGCGCTTGTCGATAATCTCGCCCCTTCCGTGCTCGCTCCCCTCATTGATGCGCATCCCGATCTGATTCCAGAGGTGATCTCCTGGACCGAATCATCCGTACAATGGGTGCGGCGGGGGGCTACCGTCGCCTTTGTGCCGCTGGTTAAGCAGAAAAAGTATGTGCCGGCCGCCTATAAAATCGCGACACGTCTCTTTGATGATAAAGAAGATCTCATGCACAAGGCCGTCGGGTGGCTCCTTCGGGAGACCGGCAAATCAGATATGGAAGAGCTAATGACATTTCTTCTCAAACACGGCCCAAAGATCCCCCGCACCAGCGTCCGTTACGCCATCGAGCGGTTTCCAAAAGATGAGCGCAAGCGCCTCCTCGAAGCGACCAAGGGCGGGGCCCCCAAAAGATCCGCCAAGAAGTGAGCATGGCCGCCGGATATCCGATCCCATACAAATCCCCATGTAACCAATGGACTGCTTCTGAGTATTCACATTAGGAGGCAGTCATGGATTCATTCGAAACGATCTATCGCCGGCACGCATCCGCCGTCTTCCGCTTTGCTTGGGGATTGTGCGGCGATCGCAGCGGGGCCGAG
The sequence above is drawn from the Candidatus Eisenbacteria bacterium genome and encodes:
- a CDS encoding DNA alkylation repair protein, whose protein sequence is MTKRLSPQQAAAKTLKTLNSKADKKKAESYQRYFKEPVLFFGLGNEQSTQLRKDLIDSVKDCWTIKDAVSFCNEMVKDPHMESRGIGFQVVAHFAPKAAPGLVKDIKRWLERSADNWALVDNLAPSVLAPLIDAHPDLIPEVISWTESSVQWVRRGATVAFVPLVKQKKYVPAAYKIATRLFDDKEDLMHKAVGWLLRETGKSDMEELMTFLLKHGPKIPRTSVRYAIERFPKDERKRLLEATKGGAPKRSAKK